DNA from Desulfarculus baarsii DSM 2075:
CCAACCTCAGCATGGCCGCCAGGTTGGGCGCGTCGTTTTCAAAAGATATCGTGGCCAGAATCAGGTCGAACTGGGCCACCGGCCGGCTGGTTTCCAGGCTCAAAAGCGGCGCGCCGCCCTTGGCGTAGAGCCCGGCCAATTGGCGGTCGGGCAGAAAGGCGCGCTCGCACAGGGCGTCGTGCCGGTCGTTGATCAGGCGATAGACCGTTTGCAGACCCAGGTTGGCCATGCCCACCTGGTAGGTGTTGGGATAAAGCAAGGCCACCCGCAGCCGACCGCCGGGGTCTTTGATCCGCGCGCCGCGCTCGGCGGCCAGGATCAGCCTGTGTTGTTTTTCGATGGGCCAGCTCAAGGGCGCCGCTTTCGCTTGGGGCCAAAGGGTCTTCGCGTCAACAAAATACCACAGCCCGGCCCCGTCGGCCACGCCGGCCTTGACCCGCCCGACGCGGGGTGTATGTTTGAAAACAAAACGCGCCCGCGCCGCCGGCGGCCAGGCCAAGGGAGGACCAACCCGATGGATGAAACCATCCGCATGGAGTTTTTGAAGCGCCTGGCCCAGGCCGGCGATGGGGCCAGCGCCAAGGTCGTGGCCCAGGAAATGGGCCTGCAACGCCAGGACGCCGAAGATCTGTCGGTGAGCCTGATGACCGGCGGCCTGCTGGAGATGGTCTCGCTGAGCGGGGCCGTGCGCCTGACCCCGGCCGGCCGCAATTTGCTGCAAGGGGCCAGCGCCGCCGCCAGCGGCCAGGACGACCTGACCTCGTTGCTGGCCGAGATCGCCGCCGCCGGCGACCTGGGGCTGGGCCCGGTGGAGGACATCGATCTGGCCTCGGACACGGCCTGCCTGGCCGCCCACCTGCGCCGCAGCCGGCCGTTGGAGCCGGTGCGCCGGGCCTGTCTGGCGGCCATCGCCGATGGGCTGGAAAAGGCCCGCGCGCCCCTGGCCCAGAGCTTTTTGCTGCGCATCGAGGCCTTTCGCAAAAAATGAGCGGGAGCGGGCCGACGCCCGCCCCCGCCTTTGGCCGCGACCTGGCCTAGCAGCAGCCGCCGCTGCCGCAAGAGCCCGAGCTGCAATCGCAACTTCCGCCGCCCATGGGCCGGGCGGTGGTCAGCGTAAAGCCCTGCTGGCCGTTGTCGTCGATGAAATCCAGGGTCACGCCCCCGGTCATCACGCCCAAGCCCTTGTCGATCAGATAAGTCTGGCCGTCGACCACCACCTGGTCGTCGGTTTCCAGCGTCTCCTCGTCGACCCGCAGGCCCAGCGAAGGCCCGCAGCAGGAGCTTTGGTTCAAGAACACGCGCAGGGGAGAAACCAGGTTCTTCTCCTGCATGAAGTCGCGAACTGCCTTGCTCGCGCTGGGGGTTACCTGCACCATGGCGTCGATCCTTTCTCGCGCCGGCCGCCGGGCCGCGGCCCGATGACGCGCTCATGTTGGTTTTGCCTATAAGTTATATCGCGACAACCAACGCCATGGCAATCGCCTAGCGGCGTTTTGTCGCCCTCAGCAAGAGCAGCTCCCGCCCGAATCACATCCGCCGGAGCATCCGCCGCCGCCGTCCAGGGGCATCGCCGAGCTGACCATGAAGCCTTGCTGCCAGCCGTTGTCGACGAAATCCACCTTCACGTCGCCGCTCTTTTGCGCCAAATCCTTGTCGATCAGATAAGTCAAACCGTCGATGTCGTAGCTGTCGTCAGTGTCTTTTGGTTCGTCCAGAACCAATCGCAGCGACGGCCCGCCTCAGCCGCCAGATTGCAGGTAAACCCGCAACGGCGACGCCAGACTGCGCTCGCTCATGAAGGCCTTGATGGCCTTGCTGGCGCTCTCGGTCACTTCAACCATGATATCCTTACCTTTCCGTGGCGGCCTTCCTGGCCTGGCCGGCCTTCGCCGCCGCAATTCATACTAAAAAGATAGGCTTTATGCCGTCATTTGCAACCCCGCCGCGAATTTTTTCGCGGCCAGCCCGCCCCTCCTGTCCGGCGGGCGCACTTGCTGTATCCTTCAACTAGGATATAGCATCAACCTGGCCGATGCAAATCGGCCGAAAAGATAGGAATCATGCCGATGTCCGATAACGCTTGGGTGGAAGTGCGGCTGAGTTGCCCCGACAGCCAGCAGGCCAGGCGCTTCGCGCGGCGCTTGAAACGCGGCGGCGCGCGGCATTTGCTCCAAAAGGGTTTGGAGCTGTGGTCCGTCTGGCCCGACGATCAAGCCAGCCGTCAGGCCCTGGCCTGGCTGGGCGAGTTGGACCCGCCGGCCAGCCTGCGCGCCTTTCGCGCCGTCGACGCGCTGGCCGCCTGGTCCGCGCCGCAAGCCCGGCCCATGGGCCCGGGCCTGGCCCTGGCCGGGGCCGACAGCGGCCTGCGCGCCGGTCCGGGGCTTTTGATCATCGACGCCCTGACCGCCTTTGGCGCTGGCGATCATCCCAGCACGGCGCTCAACCTGGAGCTTTTGTGCCGACTGCTGTCCGGCCAGTTCGGCCCGCCGCCGCCGGCCGGTGTTTGGGCCGCCGACATCGGCGCGGGCACGGGCGTGTTGGCCCTGGCCATGGCCCTGGTGGGGGGCCTGAGCGTATTGGCCGTCGATCCCGAGCCGGCCGCGCGCCGGGCCTGTCTGCGCAACATCGCCCTCAACCCGTTGGCTGGCGGCCGGGTTCATTTCGTGCAGGCCCGTGGCGACGCCGTGGGCGGCCGCTTCGCCGTGGTGGCGGCCAACCTGCCCACGGGGCTGCTGCTGGCCATCGGCGACCAGATCGCCGCGTTGGTCGCCGACGGCGGCTTCGTGGCCCTCAGCGGTTTTCGCGACGAAGCCGTCGAAAGCATTGCCCAAATTTTCACATCGGCCGGCCTGAAGCCCATCGCCACGCCAAGCCGTCACGGCTGGTCCGGGCTTTTGTTGTCACGACAGTGAATAATTATCGCCCGAGCCCAGTCGCCCTCGTTGACACCGCGCGCGCCGATTTCCTATGATTTTCCCACGCCGCGTTGGCGCTCTTGCCGGTTAGGGGGCTTCATGAGCATTTTCAGCCGCTACATCGAATGGGCCATTCCCGAGCAAATCAAGACCGACGTCGATCTCTACAGGCGCGCCCGCCAACTGGTCACCTTCACCATGATCGCGCCGCTATTTTTTATCTACAACGTCATCAAATGGTTCAACCTGGGCAGCGCGACCCTGGCCGTGTCCATGGCCATCGTGGGCCTGGTGGTGACGCTGGTGCCGTTGGTGCTGCGCCTGACCAAATCCTTCGCGGCCATGGGCAACCTCATCTTTCTGGCCCTGGGCTGGCACTTCGCCATCCTGCCCTATTTCACCGGCGGCATTCATTCCAGCGCCCTGACCTGGAACCTGATCATGCCGGCCCTGGTGGCCACCTTCATGGGCATGCGCAGCTTCATGTTTTGGTCGCTGGCCATGATCGCCGAGATGATTCTGTTCATCGCCATCGACAAGGCCGGCATCCCCTTGCCCACCATTCATCTGACCGAGGCCCAGGCCACCCAGGCCCTCATCGCCAACGTCATGGGCCCCCTGCTGGCCATCGCCATCACCATGTACTTCAATATCAAGGGCTTCCAGTTCGCCTTCGGCATCCAGGGCCAGGCCTTGGAGGCCCAGAGCGCCGCCCGCCGCGAGCAGGAACAGGCCGCCGTCCAGTTGGAGCAGCTAAACGCCAACCTGGCCGCCATCTTTGAAAAAGTCGGCGAGACCACCAACCGCCTGGCCACCAACACCCTGAAGGAAATGGCGTCCATGACCCGCCAAAACGCCGCCAGCGCCGAACAAGCCGACCAAATGATGAAAAATTCCGGGCAAATAGTCCAAGCAGCCAGCCAATCCATGGACCAGCTCACCCTGTCCATGGACGAGATCACCAAGGCTAGCGCCCAGACGGTCAAGATCATCAAGACCATCGACGAAATCGCCTTCCAGACAAACCTCCTTGCCCTCAACGCCGCCGTGGAGGCAGCCCGAGCCGGCGAGGCCGGCGTGGGCTTCGCCGTGGTGGCCGACGAGGTGCGCAACCTGGCCCAGCGGGCCACCGAGGCGGCCAAGAACA
Protein-coding regions in this window:
- a CDS encoding methyl-accepting chemotaxis protein, which produces MSIFSRYIEWAIPEQIKTDVDLYRRARQLVTFTMIAPLFFIYNVIKWFNLGSATLAVSMAIVGLVVTLVPLVLRLTKSFAAMGNLIFLALGWHFAILPYFTGGIHSSALTWNLIMPALVATFMGMRSFMFWSLAMIAEMILFIAIDKAGIPLPTIHLTEAQATQALIANVMGPLLAIAITMYFNIKGFQFAFGIQGQALEAQSAARREQEQAAVQLEQLNANLAAIFEKVGETTNRLATNTLKEMASMTRQNAASAEQADQMMKNSGQIVQAASQSMDQLTLSMDEITKASAQTVKIIKTIDEIAFQTNLLALNAAVEAARAGEAGVGFAVVADEVRNLAQRATEAAKNTAGLLEGTVQKIRAGSELVSRTNQAVGQVAQTVGGASALLDRIAVASHQQAQGIEEINQAVAEMDRIVQENALR
- a CDS encoding IscA/HesB family protein, encoding MVEVTESASKAIKAFMSERSLASPLRVYLQSGGUGGPSLRLVLDEPKDTDDSYDIDGLTYLIDKDLAQKSGDVKVDFVDNGWQQGFMVSSAMPLDGGGGCSGGCDSGGSCSC
- a CDS encoding IscA/HesB family protein: MVQVTPSASKAVRDFMQEKNLVSPLRVFLNQSSCCGPSLGLRVDEETLETDDQVVVDGQTYLIDKGLGVMTGGVTLDFIDDNGQQGFTLTTARPMGGGSCDCSSGSCGSGGCC
- a CDS encoding 50S ribosomal protein L11 methyltransferase, with the translated sequence MSDNAWVEVRLSCPDSQQARRFARRLKRGGARHLLQKGLELWSVWPDDQASRQALAWLGELDPPASLRAFRAVDALAAWSAPQARPMGPGLALAGADSGLRAGPGLLIIDALTAFGAGDHPSTALNLELLCRLLSGQFGPPPPAGVWAADIGAGTGVLALAMALVGGLSVLAVDPEPAARRACLRNIALNPLAGGRVHFVQARGDAVGGRFAVVAANLPTGLLLAIGDQIAALVADGGFVALSGFRDEAVESIAQIFTSAGLKPIATPSRHGWSGLLLSRQ